The region CTGGTGTCCCCTTTTCCGCAGCCCCCCTCAGCACCGGGCAGGCATCGATGAAGGCCATCCCCTGCCCCGCGCAAAACTCCCGCAGGTGCTGCGGCAGTGTCCCCGGCACCCAGGCCCGCGTCGTCGCATCCGCCTCAGGCCGATACCGCACCAGACCGTGGTACGTGCGGTTGTTTGCCGGAATATAGAGCAGCGCAGGCTCCAGCTTCAGCTCCCGGCAGGCCTCGGCAAACTGGCGGATGGCCCCCTCCATCACCGCCATCTGCTCCCGCGTCGCCGTCTCCGGGTCCAGCGGCATGGGCGGGGCCCGCATCATCAGCGGCGTCTCCTTTTCACCCGCCGTCAGCCAGGCATTCTGGTAACTCACCGCCTGGGGGCGCATCAGCAGATGCCGCGCCACCTGATAGCCCGCCTTCACCAGCGAAATCTGCGGCTGCGGCTCCCGCAGCGGTCGCCAGCCCGTGCGTCGGTGCCGCTCCAGATCCGCCTGCTCCTCCGCCGTATCCAGGATGTCATTGCCATCGTAAAAGGCCAGCACCGCCTGCCGCGTGGACGGCCCTTTACCAAACCGCCGCAGGTACTCCCCATGCGCCAGCGTGCCCGTATTGCACACGCCCAGATTCCGCACCACCACCCCGCTGCGCTGCGCCGCCACGGTGGTGAACATCTGCTCCTCCGGCAGCGCCCCGCACTCCGTGAAGGAATCTCCCACCACCACCGCCTGCCAATCCTTCAGACCTTCCGGATTGCGAAAGCCGTCCGCATCATACCGCGTCGTGATCTCCGCCTCCTCCTCATAGGCCGCATCCGTGCCGTGATTGATCTTCAAAAACGTCGCCAAGGGTCGCCCCGTCCACGTCAGCGGCCCCGCCCGCGTGAAAAAGATCTCCCCCACGGGCCGGTCCGGCATGCGCAGGCACAGGGGGTAATGCGCCCGAGGATCATCCGTCTGGCCCGTCAGATTGTTGAAATTCACCCCCGCTAGGCGGCATCCGCCCTCCACTACGCCCAGCATCAGCACAAACACCAGCCCATTGCCCGTCACCCATCGCTGCGCCCGCAGCAGCCGCCCCTCCGGCAAAAAAGCCGCCAGTGCCGCCCACAGCAAACCGCCCAGCAACGCTGCGACGCAGAGCCAAAACAGCAGCGACCGCTCCCCCGTCCCCACCATGATCCAGCCTGCCGCACCCGCCAAAGTCACCCCCAGCCCAGCCCCCAGCGCCAGCCCACGCTGCGCCCCCCTGCCAGTATTGTGCGACCCCGTTTGATCCATGTTTCCCTCCAGCATAGGCACCCCACCCAGGCCGTCAAGGGGGACGGGAAAGGGGTCAAGGGTCAAGGGTCAAGGGTCAAGGGAGTCAAGCCGCGCGGAGCGTCCAGGACTGCGCCAGTCCTCTGGCGCTTTCGAATTGTCTCTCGGCCTCCGTTCGCCATGGAGCGCGGGCGTCCCGCCTGCCGTTTCCTGCGTCCTCGCGGGAAACCGTTCTCCCACCCCGCAGCCCATGCCTCGCACCCCGCAGCAGCCACCTCAGTTAACGGTCTTCGGCGGGACGCCGAACACAGCACGCGAGACGCGTGCGCTCCATCTCAATCCCATGCCAGCGCAGCTACATTGCCGCCGCGAAGCGTCCTGGACTGCGCCAGTCCTCTGGCGCTTTCGAAAAGGTCTCACGCCTCCGTTCGCCATGGAGCGCGGGCGTCCCGCCTGCCGTTTCCTGCGTCCTCGCGGGAAACCGTTCTCCCACCCCGCAGCCCATGCCTCGCACCCCGCAGCAGCCACCTCGGTTCACGGTCTTCGGCGGGACGCCGAACACAGCACGCGAGACGCGTGCGCTCCATCTCAATCCCATGCCAGCGCAGCTACATTGCCGCCGCGAAGCGTCCTGGACTGCGCCAGTCCTCTGGCGCTTTCGAAAAGGTCTCACGCCTCCGTTCGCTATGGAGCGCGGGCGTCCCGCCTGCCGTTTCCTGCGTCCTCGCGGGAAACCGTTCTCCCACCCCGCAGCCCATGCCTCGCACCCCGCAGCAGCCACCTCAGTTCACGGTCTTCGGCGGGACGCCAAAGACAGCACGCGAGACGCGTGCGCTCCGTCTAAAACCGTCGTTCGCCGGTTGCCACACTTCCTGCCCACTCCCTCAAGCAGCGTCCGCCCCATCGCCCCCCAAACCACGGGACTTGGCAAGTCCCGCTCCTTGGGGGTCTGCCCCATCATCGCCCCCCTTCCGTGTCTTCCGAATCTTTCGTGGTTGAAAAAAAACCTGCGCCCGACCTAACAAAAAGCGCATCAAAAAAGGGTGTCTTCATCGAAGACACCCTTGAAGTGACACCCGCCCAATCCGTGAAGTGGGGCGGGGAAATCTGGCCGATGCGCCTACGGAATCTCAAAGACCTTTTGTGTGGTCGGGTCCAGCGCCAGGGAGCCGCTGCTCAGGCCCGTCACATCCAGCTCCTGATAAGGCGCATAGGGACTGATGACACGGCCCGGCTTGCTGGCGCGCTTGCCTTTGAGGAAGGAGCCGCTGTTGCCCGCGCCCACCGGGGCTTTGTCGGAGGTGGTCTTGCTGGGCGGGGTGGACTGGGCGGTCTCGGACTTGGGCTTGGCCCCTGGCAGTGGGTAGTATTCTTTCTCCGCCGCGCCTGGGCTGGTCTTTTTCTCCACCACTGGCGGGGGCATCTCTTCCACGGCAGGCTTTGGCTTCCGGCTCATCGTCGGCGGCGTGTACTTCTTGGCCGGTGTCTGGGCGGACTTCGACTTCAGCGAGGTGCGTGGCGGCGGGGTGCTGCCCATGCGGCTGCCGGCCTGTGGGGCGGGCTGGGTGGCCTGGCGCTGCGGTGCAGGCGGGGTCTGGTACTGCGGCACACCCGGCTGGGGGGCTGGCGGCTGCTGGTAGCGAGGCTGCTCCTGGTAACGCGGCGGCGGCGTGGCGTAGCCGGGCTGCGGCTGGCCATACTGGCTTTGATAAGACGGTGGTGCATTGTCCAGGCTGCGGCCTCCCTGCTGCGGGTAACCTCCAGATGGCGGATACCCCTGCGGGGCCTGGTAGTTGTCAGGCGTTCCATCGCCATAAAACACGCGGCGGAACATGTCGCCAAACTTGCGGCCAAACGTCGGCAGAAACTGCACCGGGCTCACATATTCCGTCTGCGGCTGGGCATAGCCCTGCGGGGGGTAGGAGGGCTGCGAATAGCCTGACTGGGCATAGCCCTGCTGCGGATAGGCCGGAGCCTGGGCAGGGTACTGCGGGGCTGAATACTGCGGCTGCGCGCCATACCCAGGAGGCGGGGGATAACTGTAACCGGAAGGCTGCTGGGCATAAGCCGACGCCGCCACGCAGGACAGCGCCAGCACTCGCCAGAGCGAGCCTTTTCCGTGCTCAGGGAGGGGGCATGTATTCATATCGTTAAGGTTTCTTAAATTTAATTTTCATCAAGGGGTTTCTTTGGCCCCCACGGTCTGGCCATGACAGCCCCCGTCGGGGCCAGCAGCGCCCTTCTTCCCCTCTGACGGCAGGCCCCTCGGAATTGTTCAGATCATCACGCCCCTTTTCGCCGCGCACGTGCCAGCCAGGATCGCGCCGTGTAGCTCAGCAGGATCCACACCTTGCGCAGCGGGTGCAGGCGGCAGCGTTTTTCAAAAACCGGGTACCGCTCGCGATGCAGCTTTTCCAAAATTTCAAAGTACACCTGGCCCATCATGCGCGCAGGCAGCAGCGCATCCCGGTCCGCCGCAGGCAGCAGCCGGGCCGCGTCATCATACATTGCCCGCGCCCGCTGATACTGAAAGTCCATGAGCTGGACGAAGCGCTGGTTGTGCCGCCCCTCCATGATCTCGGCCTCGGTCACGCCAAAGCGCTTCAGATCCTCCAGCGGCAGGTAGATGCGGCCCGTCTCGCGCGCATCCTGACCCACATCGCGGATGATGTTGGTGAGCTGCAGCGCATAGCCCAGTCGCACCGCGTATTCTCGGGACTGTGGCTGCGTGGCACCAAAGATTTCTGCACTCACCAGACCCACCACTGAGGCCACCTTGTAGCAATAGCCCAGCAGCTCCTCATAGGTCTCATAGCGCACATGCACGATGTCGCTGGCCACACCATCCACGATCTCCGCCATCCAGGCACGGGGAAAGCCATACTTGCGCGCCAGCGGCACCACTTCATCCAGCACCGGGTGGCCAGGGGCCTCGCCCTCGCTCACACAGCGCCGCCAGTGGGCCAGCTCCTTTTCCTTTTCCTCTTCGCTCAGCGTGGTGCTGTCTGCGATGTCATCCACCACGCGGCAGAAGGCATAGAAGGAGATCATGTCGCGCCGCCGCTCTTCCGGCAGGCAGCCCAGCGCCAGGGCGAGATTGGACTTCGCCCGCTTCGCGATCTCGGCTGAGGAAAGGTGGGGATCAGTCATGACGCATCAATTCGCCTGCCCCTGCAGGGAGGCAGCTTTTAAACCATGACGAAGAAGAGTGAGCACAAAGGCTAGAAATAGCCAACTGCGCACGGTGGCAAGCACCAAAGCAGACAAGATGCGAATCAGCCCCGGCCAAAGCGGCCCCTCTGGCAGCAGCGGCAGCAGCCCGTGCAGAGAAAAATGCACCAGCATCAGCACCGCCGTGGCCGTGATGGCATAGCCCAAAAGAGGCAGCAGCGTTTTCACACACACCTGGGCTGTCGCCTCCACCATCACACTCAGCGGCGCACGCAGCCGCGCGGCCACCACCGGCACGGCGGCAAAGAGCAGCGAGGCCTCCACCACCACCCACACGGGCCAGGCAGGCCCTGTTTCGCCCAGCGTGCGCCAGGCCAGCAGCCACAGCAGATCCAGCGCAGCCAGCACAGCCCCGCCCTGCCAGCGCGCCAGCGTGTGCTCCAGCGCCAGCCACAGGTCCTTTTCATCCTCAGGCTCCGTCGGTTCCTCCCAGCCGATCACCAGACGGATCATGTAAATTTGCAGACCCGCCATCATGCAGGCCTCCGCCACCCAGCGGCAGGTCAGTCGCAACGTCTCTAGCCACTCCGGCATGGGCCTCATCACCGTGGCCACCTCCAGCCCTAGCCACACCCAGGCCACCAGCGCCGCCACAATGAGCGCGCGAAACACCGCAGGCCGCTTCCGCCGC is a window of Prosthecobacter algae DNA encoding:
- the hpnD gene encoding presqualene diphosphate synthase HpnD yields the protein MTDPHLSSAEIAKRAKSNLALALGCLPEERRRDMISFYAFCRVVDDIADSTTLSEEEKEKELAHWRRCVSEGEAPGHPVLDEVVPLARKYGFPRAWMAEIVDGVASDIVHVRYETYEELLGYCYKVASVVGLVSAEIFGATQPQSREYAVRLGYALQLTNIIRDVGQDARETGRIYLPLEDLKRFGVTEAEIMEGRHNQRFVQLMDFQYQRARAMYDDAARLLPAADRDALLPARMMGQVYFEILEKLHRERYPVFEKRCRLHPLRKVWILLSYTARSWLARARRKGA